A region from the Planktothrix sp. FACHB-1365 genome encodes:
- a CDS encoding AAA family ATPase has translation MARGETLRKLFRSFSRNEREEFLAAAMELIEEEKNKNHILLARDLEKLLQNGNGHTQPLADNLAPWNQFSEPPKDKDTGLALLEVKQFDLTWDHIVLSEKIFDILQEIVLENRKQDILAAYNLKPKNKLLFCGPPGCGKTQTAKVLSSILGLPLVYVNLTAVFSSYLGETATNLQKIFTYIEKGEWLVLFDEFDAIARDRDNLNEHGEVKRLVNSLLQLIDNATNQSIFVAATNHEKLLDSAVWRRFDEVIFFDNPSVELRTALLSHYLSAIRYTGIDLYAFATRLENATGADIERICADAIKSVIFRGERTLTSDDLEVAIGRFLERQSIIANSR, from the coding sequence ATGGCACGTGGCGAAACGCTCAGGAAACTCTTCAGAAGCTTCTCTCGCAATGAGAGAGAAGAGTTTTTGGCTGCGGCTATGGAGCTTATTGAAGAAGAAAAAAATAAAAACCATATTCTGCTTGCTAGAGATTTAGAAAAATTACTTCAAAATGGTAATGGACATACCCAACCCCTAGCTGATAATTTGGCTCCTTGGAATCAGTTTTCTGAACCTCCTAAAGATAAGGATACTGGGCTTGCTTTACTTGAAGTAAAACAATTCGACCTTACCTGGGATCATATAGTTCTTAGTGAAAAAATTTTTGATATCCTACAAGAAATTGTTCTTGAAAACCGTAAGCAAGATATTCTCGCAGCTTATAACCTAAAGCCCAAAAACAAATTGTTATTCTGTGGGCCACCTGGCTGTGGGAAAACTCAAACAGCCAAAGTCCTCTCCAGTATATTAGGTCTACCGCTTGTTTACGTCAACCTTACAGCAGTTTTTTCGTCTTACTTAGGTGAAACTGCAACCAATCTTCAGAAAATTTTTACTTATATTGAGAAAGGTGAATGGCTTGTTTTATTTGATGAGTTTGATGCGATAGCTCGTGATCGTGATAACTTGAATGAACATGGTGAAGTCAAACGATTAGTGAATAGTCTGCTACAGTTAATCGATAATGCGACTAATCAAAGTATATTTGTCGCAGCTACAAATCATGAGAAACTATTAGACAGTGCTGTTTGGCGACGATTTGATGAAGTTATTTTCTTTGATAACCCATCAGTTGAACTCAGAACGGCTCTTCTAAGCCACTATCTATCTGCTATCCGTTATACAGGTATTGATCTATATGCTTTTGCTACTCGGCTTGAAAATGCTACCGGAGCAGATATAGAACGTATCTGTGCTGATGCGATTAAATCTGTGATCTTCAGAGGCGAACGTACTTTGACCTCAGATGATTTAGAAGTTGCTATAGGGCGTTTTTTAGAAAGACAAAGTATAATAGCAAACTCAAGATAG
- a CDS encoding nucleotide exchange factor GrpE has translation MSPQPITKVVRQGFRVNDKVLRPIEVITSKLE, from the coding sequence TTGTCACCTCAACCTATTACAAAAGTTGTTCGTCAAGGATTTCGAGTTAATGATAAAGTATTGCGTCCGATTGAGGTGATTACCTCTAAATTAGAGTGA
- a CDS encoding MotA/TolQ/ExbB proton channel family protein → MWEWFRKSFNSGDPVSDIFIWIIFGFAVIAFGLELFSIFKNYFPKFKDTEDGINFLNSNNKPEEKLDLPTSKKIRQWLQRHFLIENKQLIKDENDQLKFIILSAPSILSQPVPRGPVYFAPTLLTALGVLGTFAGIYLGLQNIDLGNISEANNLLKASTQLMEGMKLAFVTSLFGLGTSSFFMLFLAFGKWLREKRRDDLRNKLREIAILETPVRLLSRLGNQQSNQREVVESLKDVAYSLKGISNLSADQIGQATGKCFRVVVQQDIKPLYQELYQELQQLRTTQESQGQTIETLIKQQGQTVETLIHQMETQLIEPVVKRLDESAALTKEASLAVRELRESLGGIAASLSSAISTIQEFQKTTLIELKDFAVNLQEILGQFRTDTEGVMQKVSLEIERAVNTSIEGMEAQRQAFELSAEKAADTFKGIRLDFEEELQKFRDEYQESLNNFFTEQNQLLQETLGQQRDGLAQVVDSLKTVFIEDSQHMSEEIKTSMNTIKETVEKVSKLSNTLGLTSGERLAQLQELARTIGDEANQVSSHYQNMATQFNAALQAGNQQLAGYLQQANEVYSNRIQDFDTATATICQQLNSTSNEFMGVAEYLVSAANDLRNTNERN, encoded by the coding sequence ATGTGGGAATGGTTTAGAAAAAGTTTCAATTCAGGTGATCCAGTTAGTGATATCTTTATTTGGATTATTTTTGGATTCGCTGTAATAGCTTTCGGATTAGAACTTTTTTCTATTTTTAAAAATTATTTTCCGAAGTTCAAAGATACTGAAGATGGGATTAATTTCTTAAACAGCAATAATAAACCAGAAGAAAAATTAGATTTACCGACAAGTAAAAAGATCAGGCAATGGCTACAAAGACACTTTTTAATTGAAAATAAACAACTCATCAAAGATGAAAATGATCAGCTAAAATTTATTATCCTATCAGCCCCCTCTATTCTATCTCAACCTGTGCCTCGTGGCCCTGTTTATTTTGCACCGACTTTATTAACCGCATTGGGGGTTTTAGGAACCTTTGCGGGGATTTATTTAGGGCTGCAAAACATTGATCTTGGTAATATTTCAGAAGCGAATAACCTACTCAAAGCTAGTACCCAACTGATGGAAGGAATGAAGTTGGCTTTCGTTACTTCCCTATTTGGTTTAGGAACTTCTAGCTTTTTTATGTTATTTCTAGCTTTTGGGAAATGGCTACGGGAAAAACGACGGGATGACTTGAGAAATAAACTCAGAGAAATTGCCATTTTAGAAACTCCTGTTAGACTTCTTTCTCGTTTAGGAAATCAACAATCTAATCAAAGAGAAGTGGTAGAATCATTGAAAGATGTTGCTTATAGTTTAAAAGGAATTAGTAACCTGAGTGCTGATCAAATTGGTCAAGCAACGGGCAAATGTTTTAGAGTCGTTGTTCAGCAAGATATAAAACCGTTATATCAGGAGTTATATCAGGAGTTACAACAACTACGAACAACCCAAGAAAGTCAAGGTCAAACCATAGAAACCTTAATTAAACAACAAGGTCAAACCGTAGAAACCTTGATTCATCAAATGGAAACCCAGTTAATTGAACCTGTTGTCAAGCGGTTAGATGAAAGTGCAGCCTTAACGAAAGAAGCATCATTAGCTGTGCGAGAATTAAGAGAATCTTTAGGAGGAATTGCAGCAAGTTTATCGAGTGCTATTTCTACTATTCAGGAATTCCAGAAAACTACATTAATAGAACTTAAAGACTTTGCTGTTAATTTGCAGGAGATTTTAGGACAATTCCGCACGGATACAGAAGGCGTGATGCAGAAAGTTTCTCTTGAAATTGAACGGGCGGTTAATACCAGTATTGAGGGGATGGAAGCCCAGCGTCAGGCTTTTGAATTAAGTGCAGAAAAAGCCGCTGATACCTTTAAAGGAATTCGTCTTGATTTTGAGGAAGAATTGCAAAAATTCCGTGATGAATATCAAGAATCTCTCAACAATTTCTTTACTGAACAAAATCAACTGTTACAGGAAACCTTGGGACAACAACGGGACGGTTTAGCGCAGGTTGTAGACTCTTTGAAAACTGTTTTTATAGAAGATTCTCAACACATGAGCGAAGAAATTAAAACCAGCATGAACACAATTAAGGAAACCGTTGAAAAGGTTTCTAAGTTATCAAATACACTGGGTTTAACTTCCGGTGAACGTCTCGCACAGTTACAAGAATTAGCGCGAACAATTGGAGATGAAGCCAATCAAGTTTCTAGCCATTATCAAAATATGGCAACTCAATTTAATGCCGCTTTACAAGCTGGAAATCAACAGTTAGCAGGTTATTTGCAACAAGCAAATGAGGTTTATAGTAACCGCATTCAGGATTTTGATACAGCAACGGCTACCATTTGCCAACAATTAAACTCTACTTCCAATGAATTTATGGGTGTGGCTGAATATCTGGTTTCTGCTGCTAACGATCTTAGAAATACTAATGAGAGAAATTAA
- a CDS encoding SMI1/KNR4 family protein: MNNILMQDAARHPQLFVWNGAIESNQLEVWLQEHQLNLPQDLIELWKRTNGGDLFESETILSPFGDDSLGDDIDSVNEFHYSQGIAKNYLLFHLGTGLSAVRLSDGYYVKLDESYQEIAQFQTLDDWYRDELRSEYGRRYNLELEALKIIR; encoded by the coding sequence ATGAATAATATACTGATGCAAGATGCTGCACGTCATCCCCAACTATTTGTGTGGAATGGTGCAATTGAATCGAATCAATTAGAAGTCTGGTTACAAGAGCATCAATTAAATTTACCCCAAGATTTAATTGAACTTTGGAAACGGACGAATGGGGGTGACTTGTTCGAGAGTGAAACCATTCTCAGTCCATTTGGGGATGATAGTTTGGGAGATGATATTGATAGTGTGAATGAGTTTCACTACTCTCAAGGGATAGCAAAAAATTATTTACTGTTTCATCTGGGAACAGGATTGAGTGCTGTTCGTTTAAGCGATGGGTATTATGTTAAATTGGATGAGAGTTATCAAGAAATTGCTCAATTTCAGACTTTAGATGATTGGTATAGAGATGAACTGCGATCAGAATATGGTAGACGTTACAATCTTGAGCTAGAGGCTTTAAAAATTATTCGGTAA